The following proteins come from a genomic window of Paenibacillus spongiae:
- a CDS encoding polysaccharide deacetylase family protein yields the protein MRLKPFTRSFIITAAAVSLLAGCGAKENAPGTANTEAATKTPAEDGNPNSGKEGTVAPSDKPDAAKPVTGGGETAADPKTPSSNTADQKPGADIEKKKLYKMNKVYRFVPIDKSSAPEKVVLLTFDDGPKDDAMLTSMLDTLDKHKAKAIFFVNGYRVKKNPELLTKIADRGQTIGNHSWDHIDLKKETSASVMKQVGDVQKIVKDTVGKAPVFFRPPFGSGGDEVKKIVKNHGMLFMTWSNGSLDWDKSTKDKPDKVIENVLEQLHPGANILMHELPWTAEALDSLLTKLEQKGYGFIDPAAIDLELQPGGAK from the coding sequence ATGCGCTTAAAGCCTTTCACGCGAAGCTTCATCATTACTGCAGCCGCAGTCAGCTTATTGGCCGGATGCGGGGCAAAAGAGAACGCGCCGGGTACGGCCAATACGGAAGCCGCGACCAAGACGCCTGCAGAGGACGGGAATCCGAATTCCGGCAAGGAAGGAACGGTAGCGCCGTCAGACAAGCCCGATGCCGCAAAACCGGTAACCGGCGGAGGAGAAACGGCTGCCGATCCGAAAACGCCAAGTTCGAATACGGCGGATCAGAAGCCTGGAGCGGATATAGAAAAGAAGAAGCTGTACAAGATGAACAAGGTATACCGTTTCGTCCCGATAGACAAATCGTCAGCGCCCGAGAAAGTGGTGCTGCTGACCTTCGATGACGGACCCAAGGATGACGCGATGCTAACCTCCATGCTCGACACCTTGGATAAGCATAAGGCAAAGGCGATCTTCTTCGTGAATGGGTACCGCGTCAAGAAGAATCCGGAGCTGCTCACTAAAATTGCCGATCGCGGGCAAACGATCGGCAATCACTCGTGGGACCATATTGATTTGAAGAAAGAAACATCCGCATCCGTTATGAAGCAAGTCGGCGACGTTCAGAAGATCGTCAAGGACACGGTCGGAAAAGCGCCGGTCTTCTTCCGGCCTCCATTCGGCTCAGGCGGCGATGAGGTCAAGAAAATCGTGAAGAATCACGGCATGCTGTTCATGACCTGGTCCAACGGGTCGCTGGATTGGGATAAAAGCACGAAAGACAAGCCGGACAAGGTGATCGAGAATGTGCTGGAGCAGCTTCATCCAGGCGCTAATATTCTGATGCATGAATTGCCTTGGACAGCCGAAGCGCTCGATTCGCTGCTTACGAAGCTCGAGCAGAAGGGATACGGATTCATCGACCCCGCTGCTATTGACCTTGAGCTGCAGCCGGGCGGCGCAAAGTAA
- a CDS encoding CPBP family intramembrane glutamic endopeptidase, with translation MKKFDMSKFKLRKVTIDELDDRMLLINLYATQAITLIIGFVWILFQHRNPFLLFALPQNSTFLLWGIGLGILVIAVDLLISRFVPEEVGDDGGINDRIFKNRPWWHIILLSFIVSVCEETLFRGGIQHSFGPYWTSIIFAVIHVRYLKHWIPTGLVFSISYGLGWIYEHTGTLWAPIIAHFLVDMIMGFVIRYRRET, from the coding sequence ATGAAAAAATTCGACATGAGCAAATTCAAGCTTCGCAAAGTTACGATTGATGAGCTGGATGACCGCATGCTGCTTATTAATTTGTATGCGACACAAGCCATTACACTTATTATCGGTTTCGTATGGATATTATTTCAGCACAGGAATCCATTTTTATTATTTGCCTTACCGCAAAATTCGACATTTCTCCTATGGGGAATAGGTCTTGGGATCCTTGTCATCGCGGTTGATTTGCTTATTTCGCGGTTCGTGCCGGAGGAAGTAGGAGACGACGGAGGCATTAATGACCGTATTTTCAAAAACAGGCCCTGGTGGCACATCATTCTGTTATCGTTCATCGTCTCCGTATGTGAAGAAACATTATTTCGGGGCGGCATTCAGCATTCCTTCGGCCCTTATTGGACGAGTATCATTTTTGCAGTCATTCATGTCCGTTACCTTAAGCATTGGATACCAACAGGCCTCGTATTCTCGATCAGTTACGGCTTAGGATGGATATATGAGCATACCGGTACGCTCTGGGCGCCGATCATCGCGCATTTTCTGGTCGATATGATAATGGGCTTTGTTATTCGTTACCGGAGGGAAACATGA
- a CDS encoding Glu/Leu/Phe/Val family dehydrogenase, whose protein sequence is MSIKDSSDILKSTQVIIEKALSKLGYGEDMIELLKEPMRVLTVRIPVRMDDGKTRVFLGFRAQHNDAVGPTKGGVRFHPDVNELEVKALSIWMSLKCGIADLPYGGGKGGIVCDPRKMSFRELERLSRGYVRAISQIVGPTKDIPAPDVMTNSQIMAWMMDEYSRIREFDSPGFITGKPIVLGGSQGRETATARGVAIMIHEAMKKKGIALHEARVVIQGFGNAGSFLAKFMYEAGAKVIAISDVHGALYNESGLDIEDLLERRDSFGMVTNLFRETITNEELLALDCDVLVPAAIENQITIHNAHDVRAKIIVEAANGPTTLEATRIVTDRGILLVPDVLASAGGVIVSYFEWVQNNQGYYWSEAEVDTKLRDMMVRGFDQVYELHQVRNVDMRLAAYMVGVRKMAEAARLRGWV, encoded by the coding sequence ATGAGCATCAAAGATTCGAGCGATATTCTGAAATCGACGCAGGTGATTATTGAGAAGGCGCTGAGCAAGCTTGGATACGGCGAAGATATGATCGAATTGTTGAAGGAACCTATGCGTGTATTGACGGTTCGCATTCCGGTGCGGATGGATGACGGCAAAACGCGGGTGTTTCTCGGATTCCGCGCCCAGCACAATGATGCCGTGGGTCCGACCAAGGGCGGCGTCCGCTTTCATCCGGATGTCAACGAGCTTGAAGTGAAGGCTTTGTCGATCTGGATGAGCCTCAAATGCGGGATAGCGGATCTTCCTTACGGCGGCGGCAAAGGAGGCATTGTTTGCGATCCGCGCAAAATGTCCTTCCGCGAGCTTGAACGGCTCAGCCGCGGCTATGTTCGCGCGATAAGCCAGATCGTGGGCCCTACCAAGGATATACCCGCTCCGGATGTAATGACTAACTCCCAAATCATGGCATGGATGATGGATGAATACAGCCGCATTCGCGAATTTGATTCGCCTGGCTTCATTACCGGAAAGCCGATTGTGCTCGGCGGCTCGCAGGGAAGGGAAACCGCTACGGCGCGGGGAGTAGCCATTATGATCCATGAAGCGATGAAGAAGAAGGGGATTGCGCTTCATGAGGCACGGGTCGTCATACAAGGCTTTGGCAATGCAGGCAGTTTCTTGGCCAAATTCATGTATGAGGCAGGCGCTAAAGTTATTGCTATTTCCGATGTGCACGGAGCATTGTATAATGAGAGTGGACTCGATATCGAAGATTTACTTGAACGGCGCGATTCGTTCGGCATGGTAACGAATCTGTTTCGCGAGACGATTACGAATGAAGAACTGCTTGCACTTGATTGCGATGTGCTCGTTCCGGCGGCGATCGAGAACCAAATAACGATCCATAACGCGCATGATGTTCGCGCCAAGATTATCGTAGAGGCTGCCAATGGACCGACGACGCTCGAAGCGACGCGCATCGTGACGGACCGGGGCATTCTTTTGGTTCCGGATGTGCTTGCAAGTGCGGGAGGCGTCATCGTCTCCTATTTCGAATGGGTACAAAATAATCAAGGCTACTACTGGTCCGAGGCCGAGGTGGATACGAAGCTTCGCGATATGATGGTGCGCGGGTTTGATCAAGTCTATGAGCTTCATCAAGTCCGGAATGTGGACATGAGATTGGCCGCATATATGGTGGGCGTAAGGAAGATGGCGGAAGCCGCTCGTTTAAGAGGATGGGTCTAA
- the prsW gene encoding glutamic-type intramembrane protease PrsW, whose protein sequence is MLVLSILTAAIAPGVALLTYFYLKDRYDAEPVHVVVKVFFLGFLIVLPIMVIQRGLVLWWGDNPFVFSFIVSAGVEELVKWFVLYHIIYNHTEFDEPYDGIVYAVAVSLGFATVENVLYAVNQPTSFGPLLIRAFLPVSGHALFGVTMGYYFGKAKFASGTGIRKFLLLSFMLPVLEHGVYDWIMGSGTVYWIWFIVPLMLYLWVKGLRKMNRANARSPFRILGREEEVKL, encoded by the coding sequence ATGCTGGTTTTATCCATATTGACGGCGGCAATTGCACCTGGCGTAGCGCTGCTTACTTATTTCTACCTCAAAGACCGGTACGATGCGGAGCCCGTTCATGTGGTCGTCAAAGTATTTTTCCTCGGCTTCTTGATCGTCCTGCCGATTATGGTCATCCAACGGGGGCTTGTCCTGTGGTGGGGCGATAATCCGTTCGTATTCTCTTTTATCGTGTCGGCCGGGGTTGAGGAACTGGTCAAGTGGTTCGTCCTGTATCATATTATTTATAATCATACGGAATTTGACGAGCCGTATGACGGAATTGTATATGCGGTGGCGGTATCGCTCGGCTTCGCTACCGTCGAGAATGTGCTCTATGCCGTTAATCAGCCGACTTCATTCGGCCCGCTGCTTATACGGGCGTTCCTGCCGGTATCGGGGCATGCCTTGTTCGGCGTAACGATGGGTTATTACTTCGGCAAAGCGAAGTTCGCGAGCGGAACCGGAATTCGCAAGTTCCTTCTGCTCTCATTTATGCTGCCTGTGCTGGAGCATGGGGTCTATGATTGGATTATGGGCTCCGGAACCGTTTATTGGATCTGGTTCATCGTGCCGCTCATGCTGTATTTATGGGTGAAGGGCTTGCGGAAGATGAACCGGGCCAATGCAAGATCGCCATTTCGGATTCTGGGCCGCGAGGAAGAGGTTAAGTTATAG
- a CDS encoding rhodanese-like domain-containing protein, with protein sequence MERWSDIDPGSFVRMLDNGELEASQIIDVREQEEWDYYHLEQSTLIPMQTIPNRAGELPADKTVYVLCAHGVRSVAVCRYLNDKGYGNLRNVSGGMAAIASIYGFQYD encoded by the coding sequence ATGGAGCGATGGAGCGATATCGATCCGGGATCATTCGTCCGCATGCTGGATAACGGCGAGCTGGAGGCTTCTCAGATTATCGATGTGCGCGAACAGGAAGAATGGGACTATTACCACTTGGAACAATCAACACTTATACCGATGCAAACCATTCCAAACCGGGCTGGAGAGCTGCCGGCAGACAAGACGGTCTATGTCCTATGCGCCCATGGGGTCCGCAGCGTTGCCGTTTGCCGCTATCTCAATGACAAAGGCTATGGAAACCTCCGCAATGTATCCGGCGGTATGGCTGCCATAGCCTCGATTTATGGATTTCAATACGATTGA
- a CDS encoding HAMP domain-containing sensor histidine kinase — MIWRSVVGKLWITIILLVAVVLIMLGMFLLQYIDIAFTNSHQVKVLFVYTGIIGFLLSTFFAFFLSTKITQPLIQMKTAADLIAQGEYRTRVPIRSTDEIGDLANTFNHMASELDTLIKDLNHEKDHLSSVLRSMADAVITLDANGQVILANPPGQQLLKRWNELEWTEDSMEQPSRDASQVPEPLYELYRTILQDGRDMTDKVHVQSAVWSVVMAPLKSDDTIRGAVAVMRNVTEESKLEKLRSDFVANVSHEIRTPLSMLQGYSEALLDDIAASPEERKELVQVIHDESLRMGRLVKDLLDLARMEAGHIELRYDQVNLTALMKRVHRKFLVYAKERGIELIINLPESDLYLQAGDEDRLEQVLTNLLDNALRHTRSGAAIKIAAQYGSVGGKTFAELKIQDEGQGIPQEDLPYIFERFYKADKARTRGASSGGTGLGLAIVKNIIEAHRGRIDVMSVVGKGTTFTMLLPVEAQ; from the coding sequence ATGATATGGCGCAGTGTAGTCGGCAAGCTGTGGATTACCATTATTTTGCTCGTAGCCGTTGTGCTAATCATGCTGGGGATGTTCCTGCTGCAATATATTGATATCGCGTTTACCAACTCCCATCAAGTGAAAGTGCTGTTCGTCTATACCGGGATCATCGGATTTCTGCTCTCAACTTTCTTTGCGTTCTTCCTATCTACGAAAATAACGCAGCCGCTTATTCAGATGAAGACGGCGGCCGATCTGATCGCTCAAGGAGAGTACCGGACACGTGTTCCGATTCGGTCCACGGACGAAATCGGAGACTTGGCGAACACCTTCAACCATATGGCATCCGAGCTCGATACGCTGATCAAGGATTTGAATCATGAGAAGGATCATCTGTCCAGCGTATTGCGGAGTATGGCGGATGCCGTAATAACCTTGGACGCGAACGGTCAAGTCATCCTGGCCAATCCGCCCGGGCAGCAGCTGCTCAAGCGCTGGAACGAGCTGGAGTGGACGGAGGATAGTATGGAGCAGCCGTCCCGGGATGCTTCGCAGGTGCCTGAGCCGCTGTACGAGCTCTATCGCACGATTCTGCAGGATGGCCGCGATATGACCGACAAGGTGCATGTGCAAAGCGCCGTCTGGTCGGTCGTCATGGCTCCGCTCAAATCGGATGATACTATTCGGGGCGCCGTTGCGGTTATGCGCAATGTAACGGAAGAATCGAAGCTGGAGAAGCTGAGGAGCGACTTTGTCGCGAATGTGTCCCATGAGATTCGGACGCCGCTCTCGATGCTGCAGGGCTACAGCGAAGCGCTGCTGGACGATATTGCAGCATCGCCGGAGGAACGCAAGGAACTGGTCCAAGTCATTCATGATGAGTCGCTCCGGATGGGGCGCCTCGTGAAGGATTTGCTGGATTTGGCCCGGATGGAAGCAGGCCATATTGAGCTTAGGTATGACCAGGTCAACCTGACAGCGCTAATGAAGCGGGTGCACCGCAAATTTTTGGTTTACGCCAAGGAGCGCGGCATTGAACTAATCATTAACCTGCCGGAGTCGGACTTGTATTTACAAGCCGGAGACGAGGATCGTCTGGAGCAAGTGCTGACCAATCTGCTGGATAACGCGCTTCGCCACACGCGGAGCGGAGCCGCAATCAAGATTGCAGCCCAATATGGCAGCGTAGGGGGCAAGACCTTCGCCGAGCTCAAAATTCAAGACGAAGGCCAGGGGATTCCCCAGGAAGATCTGCCGTACATCTTCGAACGCTTCTACAAGGCCGATAAGGCGCGCACGCGAGGGGCCTCTTCGGGCGGAACCGGTCTTGGACTTGCTATCGTCAAGAATATTATCGAGGCCCATCGCGGCCGGATTGATGTGATGAGCGTCGTTGGCAAAGGTACAACATTCACGATGCTGCTTCCTGTCGAAGCACAATAG
- a CDS encoding response regulator transcription factor — protein sequence MTEQIHRILIVDDEERIRRLLKMYLEKEGYMIEEAEDGESALRLASNSDFDLILLDVMLPGIDGIEVCSRLRQVKATPVIMLTAKGEEMNRVQGFEVGADDYVVKPFSPREVIYRVKAILRRSSATAFLTKEALTSNNIVFPHLIIEHDAHRVMAGGQEVSLTPKEYELLHYLAISPDKVFSREELLKDVWNYEFFGDLRTVDTHVKRLREKLNKVSPDAAAMITTVWGVGYKLEVQK from the coding sequence ATGACCGAACAGATACACCGCATACTCATCGTTGACGATGAAGAACGGATTCGCAGGTTGCTTAAGATGTATTTGGAAAAAGAGGGCTATATGATCGAGGAAGCCGAGGACGGGGAATCCGCCCTGCGATTGGCCTCTAACAGCGATTTCGATCTTATTCTGCTTGACGTCATGCTTCCGGGCATTGACGGCATCGAGGTCTGCTCACGGCTTAGACAGGTCAAAGCGACACCGGTCATCATGCTGACGGCAAAGGGCGAAGAGATGAACCGGGTGCAGGGCTTCGAGGTGGGCGCCGACGATTATGTCGTGAAGCCGTTCAGCCCGCGCGAAGTCATCTACCGCGTCAAGGCGATTCTGCGCCGTTCTTCGGCAACGGCATTCCTGACGAAGGAAGCGTTGACGAGCAACAATATCGTGTTCCCGCATCTCATTATCGAGCATGACGCTCACCGGGTTATGGCCGGGGGTCAAGAGGTCAGCCTGACGCCCAAGGAGTATGAGCTTCTTCACTATCTGGCAATATCGCCGGATAAAGTGTTCTCTCGCGAGGAACTGCTGAAGGATGTATGGAACTATGAATTTTTCGGCGATTTGCGAACGGTCGACACGCATGTGAAGCGGCTTCGCGAGAAGCTGAACAAAGTTTCGCCGGATGCGGCAGCGATGATCACAACCGTTTGGGGCGTCGGGTATAAACTCGAAGTGCAGAAATAA
- a CDS encoding genetic competence negative regulator: protein MKIERLNQDKIRIFLTFDDLLERGIQKEDMWREIPKVHELFSEMMDQAYTELGFDASGPLAVEVFALPAQGMVVIVTRGKVHGKSDERLQEEDHDEDEYELEVTLEQSDVVLYAFRDIEDVISACKQLHAADLTEDGRLYAYNGKYMLAFEPVGLELARYHAIIALLAEYGEAASVTTAVLDEYGKVIMPSKAVLEICTHF, encoded by the coding sequence ATGAAGATCGAACGACTCAATCAAGACAAAATACGAATTTTCCTGACGTTCGACGACTTGCTGGAGCGTGGGATCCAGAAGGAAGACATGTGGCGCGAAATTCCGAAGGTACATGAGTTGTTCAGCGAGATGATGGATCAAGCCTATACGGAACTGGGGTTTGATGCAAGCGGCCCGCTTGCCGTCGAAGTGTTCGCGCTTCCTGCTCAAGGCATGGTCGTCATCGTAACGCGTGGCAAAGTACACGGTAAGTCCGACGAACGGCTGCAGGAAGAAGATCATGATGAGGACGAGTATGAGCTTGAGGTTACGCTTGAACAGAGCGACGTCGTGCTTTACGCATTCCGGGACATTGAAGACGTCATCTCCGCATGTAAGCAGCTGCATGCAGCCGATCTTACGGAGGACGGACGTCTGTACGCATACAACGGGAAGTATATGCTCGCTTTCGAACCGGTCGGTTTGGAACTAGCCCGGTACCACGCCATTATCGCCCTGCTCGCTGAATATGGCGAAGCGGCGTCTGTAACGACAGCTGTATTGGACGAATACGGAAAAGTCATCATGCCTTCCAAAGCCGTCTTGGAAATCTGCACTCATTTTTAA
- the ypeB gene encoding germination protein YpeB: protein MYQRLSAVLFPVMSLLFIGSIYWGYQEHQEKNSILIKAENQYQRAFHGLTYHVQQVNRELGKTLAVHTASQGSQRKGLVNVWRMTSEAQSEINQLPLTLLPFNKTEEFLSKMSNFAYKTSVRDLTKQPLSSDEYKTLKTLYANSEQISKELSGVQSTVLANNLRWMDVELALASENSNMDNSIIDGFKTMDKKVGEYPEINWGPSVSSMYQKRSAQMLGGPKKTPEDIKKLAAKFTGTQDMKAIRVVENGKGTEFTSYTATVQQPQSNRTIQMDFTQKGGQLIYYMDPRDIGQKKLGVKQAETKAMEFLGRHGYDGMKAIQYDEYDKVATLTCVAEQNGVLIYPEKLTVKVALDNGEAIGLQAADYIYEHHTRKIPKPKLSSAEARKLINPDLKQKTENLAMILNEVGDEVLCYDFTGSINGADYRIFINAETGMEESIEQLPK, encoded by the coding sequence ATGTACCAACGATTAAGCGCGGTTTTGTTTCCCGTCATGTCGCTGCTTTTTATTGGCTCCATATATTGGGGATACCAAGAGCATCAGGAGAAGAACTCCATCTTGATCAAAGCGGAGAACCAATACCAGCGCGCATTCCATGGCTTGACTTACCATGTCCAGCAGGTGAACCGGGAGCTTGGCAAAACGCTGGCGGTTCATACAGCCTCACAAGGGTCCCAGCGCAAAGGACTCGTGAATGTGTGGCGAATGACGAGCGAGGCCCAGAGTGAAATCAATCAGCTGCCGCTCACGCTGCTGCCGTTCAACAAAACGGAAGAGTTCCTGTCCAAAATGTCCAACTTCGCTTATAAAACATCTGTGCGCGACTTGACCAAACAGCCGCTTTCATCAGATGAATACAAGACGCTGAAGACGCTCTATGCGAATTCCGAGCAAATTTCCAAAGAGCTGTCAGGCGTGCAGAGCACGGTGCTGGCCAACAATCTGCGCTGGATGGATGTAGAGCTCGCGCTCGCGTCGGAGAACTCCAACATGGACAACTCCATTATCGACGGGTTCAAAACCATGGATAAAAAGGTAGGCGAATATCCGGAGATCAACTGGGGGCCGTCCGTCTCCAGCATGTATCAGAAACGATCGGCGCAAATGCTTGGAGGCCCGAAGAAAACGCCGGAGGACATCAAGAAGCTGGCTGCTAAATTTACCGGCACCCAGGACATGAAAGCCATTCGTGTCGTTGAGAATGGGAAGGGCACCGAATTCACATCCTACACCGCGACGGTCCAGCAGCCGCAGTCCAATCGTACGATCCAAATGGACTTTACGCAAAAGGGCGGCCAGTTGATCTACTATATGGATCCTCGGGACATCGGACAGAAGAAGCTGGGCGTGAAGCAGGCTGAAACCAAAGCGATGGAATTCTTGGGCCGGCACGGTTACGATGGGATGAAGGCAATCCAATATGACGAGTACGACAAGGTCGCAACCCTCACATGTGTCGCTGAACAGAACGGCGTATTGATCTATCCGGAGAAATTAACGGTTAAGGTTGCATTGGACAACGGGGAAGCGATCGGCCTGCAGGCAGCGGATTACATTTATGAGCACCATACCCGCAAAATACCGAAGCCGAAGCTTTCCTCGGCCGAAGCCCGTAAGCTCATCAATCCAGATTTGAAGCAGAAAACAGAGAATCTTGCCATGATCTTGAATGAAGTTGGCGATGAAGTGCTCTGTTACGATTTTACCGGCTCTATCAACGGGGCAGATTATCGAATCTTTATCAATGCCGAAACAGGCATGGAAGAATCGATCGAGCAGCTGCCCAAATAA
- a CDS encoding metallophosphoesterase, translating to MGYEIGIGLTGVAVLAAAAVLFMIGISYRYRLDRQSIHVGRLPASFDGTRILFLSDVHRRAIPDAIMKRCQDTGGVDLVLIGGDLREKGVPLERSRDNVRKLRAIAPVYMVYGNHDYDEDIRAFDVMLRDEGVRVLVNESVVLEQGDGSLIRLIGVDDPRTGRDRLKMAVQDMEGEAEADFTILLAHDPIIVDKLQPSDRIDLVFSGHTHGGQISLPIVGAVLRSPYCRGWYTVDHHATTGSALASRLFVSCGFGTSRMPLRLGAPAEYHLFTLRRPAAAQGQ from the coding sequence ATGGGCTATGAAATCGGGATCGGCTTGACGGGAGTCGCCGTCCTCGCCGCTGCTGCTGTCTTGTTCATGATCGGCATATCCTACCGGTACCGGCTGGACCGGCAAAGCATCCATGTCGGCCGGCTTCCGGCTTCATTCGACGGGACTCGGATCCTCTTCCTGTCGGATGTCCATCGCCGCGCCATACCCGATGCGATCATGAAGCGGTGCCAGGATACTGGCGGCGTTGACCTTGTATTAATAGGCGGGGATCTTCGCGAGAAGGGCGTGCCGCTCGAGCGCAGCCGGGACAATGTCCGTAAGCTTCGAGCCATCGCCCCGGTTTATATGGTGTACGGCAATCATGATTACGATGAGGATATTCGGGCCTTCGATGTGATGTTAAGAGATGAAGGAGTACGGGTTCTCGTGAACGAGTCCGTTGTACTCGAGCAGGGGGATGGCAGCCTGATACGCTTGATCGGCGTTGATGATCCCCGAACAGGCAGAGACCGGCTGAAGATGGCCGTTCAAGATATGGAGGGAGAAGCTGAAGCTGACTTCACGATACTGCTTGCGCATGATCCGATCATTGTAGATAAGCTGCAGCCGTCGGACCGTATCGACCTGGTCTTCTCAGGTCATACGCACGGCGGGCAGATTTCGCTGCCTATCGTCGGAGCGGTCTTGCGGTCGCCATACTGCAGAGGCTGGTATACGGTGGACCATCATGCGACAACCGGGTCGGCCCTGGCCTCCCGGTTGTTCGTTAGCTGCGGCTTCGGCACCTCCAGAATGCCTCTTCGCTTAGGGGCTCCGGCCGAATACCATCTTTTTACTTTGCGCCGCCCGGCTGCAGCTCAAGGTCAATAG
- the serA gene encoding phosphoglycerate dehydrogenase, with translation MFKVLVSDPISDLGIQQLVDAADVTVDKKPGLSEDELVAIIGEYDALLVRSQTRVTARIMDAGKQLKVVGRAGVGVDNIDLEAATQRGIIVINAPDGNTITTCEHTFAMMMALARHIPQAYQKTVSGEWDRKSFLGVELRNKILGVLGTGRIGSEVAKRAKAFGMEVWGYDPFLTEERAEKSGIRFSTIDEIVRNADFMTVHTPLNPETRHMISRPQFEVMKKGMRIVNCARGGLIDEQALVEAIDQGIVAGAAFDVFEVEPPAADHPFLTHPKIIVTPHLGASTVEAQENVAIDVSEQVLNILRDKPFSNAMNMPPIPPNVLNKLQPYFRLGEKLGSFAAQLTDSAVEEITVSYSGELAEVDTQPLTRYIVRGVLAHHLGLEQVNVVNSMHLAKERSVKIVSQTSHESKDFTNLVTVTLRTKKEQRQVAGTLLTGYGPRIVQIDKFPVDVTPEGNIILISHNDKPGIIGRVGTLLGSNDVNIATMQVGRHLVGGSAIMVLTVDKVVPKETLAEIVKVADLNSAKEIILL, from the coding sequence ATGTTTAAAGTATTGGTCTCAGACCCGATCAGTGATCTCGGTATCCAACAGCTGGTTGACGCAGCAGACGTTACCGTTGACAAAAAGCCAGGTCTCAGCGAGGACGAGCTTGTTGCCATCATCGGCGAGTATGACGCTCTTCTCGTGCGCAGCCAAACGCGTGTAACGGCTCGCATCATGGATGCCGGAAAGCAGCTTAAAGTCGTCGGACGCGCAGGCGTCGGCGTAGATAATATCGATCTGGAAGCCGCAACACAACGAGGTATTATCGTTATCAATGCACCAGACGGCAACACGATCACGACCTGTGAGCACACCTTCGCGATGATGATGGCGCTCGCCCGCCACATTCCGCAAGCCTACCAAAAAACCGTCAGCGGCGAATGGGACCGCAAGTCGTTTCTTGGCGTTGAGCTGCGCAACAAAATTCTCGGCGTTCTCGGAACCGGCCGCATTGGCAGCGAGGTAGCCAAGCGTGCCAAAGCTTTCGGTATGGAAGTGTGGGGCTATGACCCGTTCCTGACCGAAGAGCGGGCAGAGAAAAGCGGCATCCGCTTCTCTACGATCGACGAGATCGTGCGCAATGCGGATTTCATGACCGTTCATACGCCATTGAATCCGGAGACGCGCCATATGATTTCGCGTCCGCAATTCGAAGTGATGAAGAAGGGTATGCGGATCGTCAACTGCGCGCGCGGCGGTCTGATCGACGAGCAGGCTCTCGTTGAAGCGATCGATCAAGGCATCGTCGCAGGAGCCGCATTTGACGTATTCGAGGTTGAACCTCCAGCTGCGGATCATCCGTTCCTGACGCACCCGAAAATTATCGTCACCCCTCACCTCGGCGCTTCCACCGTAGAAGCGCAGGAGAACGTTGCCATAGACGTATCGGAGCAAGTATTGAACATTCTGCGCGACAAGCCGTTCTCGAACGCGATGAATATGCCGCCGATTCCGCCAAACGTGTTGAACAAGCTGCAGCCATACTTCCGCCTGGGCGAGAAGCTCGGCAGCTTCGCGGCACAGCTTACCGATTCCGCTGTCGAGGAAATTACCGTCAGCTATTCCGGCGAGCTGGCAGAAGTCGACACACAGCCGCTCACACGCTATATCGTTCGCGGCGTTCTAGCTCATCATCTCGGTCTTGAGCAGGTCAATGTCGTCAACTCGATGCACCTGGCCAAAGAACGGAGCGTCAAGATCGTCAGCCAGACATCTCACGAGTCGAAAGACTTTACGAACCTTGTAACGGTTACGCTTCGTACGAAGAAAGAGCAGCGTCAAGTCGCAGGTACGCTGCTGACAGGCTACGGCCCAAGAATCGTACAGATCGATAAGTTCCCTGTCGATGTGACGCCTGAAGGCAATATCATCCTGATCTCGCATAACGATAAGCCTGGCATTATCGGCCGCGTCGGCACCTTGCTCGGCAGCAACGATGTCAACATCGCTACGATGCAGGTTGGACGTCATCTTGTTGGCGGATCAGCTATTATGGTGCTTACGGTCGACAAAGTCGTTCCAAAAGAAACGTTGGCCGAAATTGTGAAGGTCGCGGATCTGAACAGCGCCAAAGAGATTATCCTCCTGTAA